The Pradoshia eiseniae DNA segment CCAAATGCCTTCTTCATTTTATTACGGGCAAAGTCAGGCGGGACACTTGCTGGTGTCTCTTTTTCATCAAAGGTTTTGATTTCTGTTTTTATGTCCATTTTAGAGACTTCATATTTCTCATTCGCATTGAACATAAAGGCAGAAAGAATATAAGCACTTGCCAGAAGGCTTAGAACAAGAAGGATTCCTTTTAATTTCTGCTCAAGCCCGCTGGACAATAAAGCCCCTCCAGCTGTGAAAATTAAGGCTGGAAGCCAGAGAGAAGTAGCGTTTATGTCCTGATTGGTTATGTAGTAATATAGAAAAAATCCGATAAAGCAGAGGATGGACAGGCCGCCAATTGCTTGCAGTCTCATCTTGCCTGTGAAATGAATGCGCAGCCTCTCATTGTTGGTTAGCGGCAGCAGCACTAAGGCTGATAGAACGCCGGCAATCAATGAATAAAGAATTAAATATCCCATAATACACTCCTTTTTTCGTTTTGCTTACTTTAATCATACGTATGAAGGGGAGAGAATGATTCGTTTCCGTCATATTTTATCAGAGGATTCCGTAAATATTTTTGTTGAAGTGTTCAGTTTTGGTATAGCGTGTTTTTTCAAGTATTTGAAAAGGAGGAAGTCAGTCAAAAGGTGAAGAGCTCATACCAGTCTATAAGACCCGGCAGAAGCCGTTATATGATTGAACCGGTTCAGTGGATAAACTGGTTTATTGCTTTTCATAAAAGCGGACAAAATAGAAAAAGCTGCCCCAATGGGACAGCTGATATTTCGCGATTATTTCGTTAATGATTCCAGTACAAGATCAATCGTTGCCTCATTTGCCATTTTGGCATTTATTGTCCAGTTGCTTGAGTCTTCAAAGAAGTATACTTGATCTTTTTTAACTGCTGGAATGGATTTATACACGGAGCTATTTTCCAATGTCTCAATGCCTTCTTCATTTTCTGCCGCCATAATGAACAAATGGTCTGCGTCAAGGTCAGCTAGTGCCTCGAGCGCGATGGCTTGCCATACATCTTGGCTTTTGCCTAGGTCTTTGATATACGTTGGCATCGTGATTCCAAGGTCCTTATATAACACATTGGATGCGTAGCGATCGCCTTCAAATACGAAGAATTGTCCGCCTGTTACCCAGATGAGGGCTGCTGATTCATCGCCGATTGCTTCTTTCACTTGGATTTTCGCATCTTTGGCCTTTTGTTCATATTCCTCAATAGCTGTCTTTGCGGCATCCTCTTTGCCGAAGAGCTTACCCATGACCGTCAATTGTGTTTTCCAGTCCTCAGTATCTTCTGGCTTAAATACATAGGTTGGGGCAACCTTTTTGTATTCCTCATACATGCCTTCTTGGATAGCCGCCTCAGATTCAAACATAATAAGGTCAGGCTCTGCCTCAATAACATCCTCAATAGGCATATCCCATGAAATCAGAGGTACATCTTTAAGCTCATCCTGCAAGTATGTATGAACAGATGTGCCAATGGACCATTGTGCTACAGGGGTGATGCCTAGTGTGACAAGATAATCTTCCATATTGGGAGCAAGAACTTTTTCTGGGTTAGCTGGGAACTCCATTTCTCCAACTGCGTCAGTCACGGTTTTAGCAGAGCTTGTTTCCTCTGAGCTGTTATTTGAACTGCATGCCCCGAGCACTAGCATAAGGCAGGCAAGGCTTAAGAACATGAATAGGGATTTCTTGTTGATTACCATTGATAAATCCTCCTCTAAATTGTAAACTATACTAGTTAAAACAAATGATAATTATTCTCAATTATAAAGTCAATGGAATTAATTTTCCAAATCAAAAAAGATTTTTTCTTTACACTAATTCTGTTGAAGATAAAGGATTTGGTTACTGATGCAAGGTTACAATAGGGGAAAAGGGAAAGAGGGAGCCAAGCGATTGACTTTGGTTCTGGTGATGGCCGTTTTGCTTTTTGCAGCCGTCGTGCTGGTTTCGCTCATGATAGGGACGAAAACATACGGTATTTCAACCATTTGGGAAGCCCTTTTCCATCGTACAGAAAATAATATTACGCATGACATCATTTGGGACATTCGTTTGCCAAGGGCAATTGCGGCGGGGCTCGTTGGGGCCTTCTTGGCGGTATCCGGTGCTGTGATGCAAGCCTTGACAAGAAATGTGCTTGCAGAGCCCTCACTTCTTGGTGTATCAAATGGAGCAGCTTTCACTTTGGTGTTAGTATTGACCATTTTCCCTGGATTATCGAAACTAGAGACAATGTTTGCCTCAATGGCAGGGGCAGGACTTGCCGTGTTATTCGTTTTCTCCTTGTCTATTCTAGCTAGAGGGGGAATAACGCCAGTTAAACTAGCGCTCGCTGGCATGGCGACGGGAATGTTTCTCAGCTCTTTGACGACCAGTATCGCTCTTTATTTTGATGTTTCAAAAAATATCAGTTTTTGGTATGCAGGAGACCTTTCGGCAAGCAACTGGACAGATGTGAAGCTCTTGCTCATCATGGGGGCGGTCGGGCTTTTGATTGCCTTGTCAATCTCCCGCGCATTGACACTGTTGTCGCTTGGGGAGGAAATCACGAAGAGTCTTGGTATTCATGTCGGTCTTGTACGGACGCTAGGGGTTGTAGCAGTTCTAATGCTTACGGGCAGCGCAGTTGCTGTCGCGGGGACGGTCGGGTTTGTCGGCTTGGTCATTCCGCATATCACAAGGATGACTATAGGCGGTAAATATGGAAAATTACTGCCTGTGGCCGCCCTTCTCGGGAGCACGCTGCTGGTCGGGGCAGATGCTTTATCGAGAACCATAAATGCACCCTATGAAACGCCGATTGGCGTCTTGACTGCCGTAATTGGGGTACCATTCTTTTTGTACATGGTCAGACAGGATGGAAGGAGGCTGTTTTCATGAGGCAACAAAAAAGAGCCAAGCTCATTTGGACCATGCTTAGCTTCCTTATTATTGCCGCATGCTTCATAAGCTTTAATATCGGAACGGTTTCCATCTCTCCGCTAGAGGTTTGGCAGACGATTATTGGGCAAGGGACACCAAAGCAGGAATTGATCCTGTTTGACATCAGGCTTCCGGCAATCATTCTCGCCTTGATGGTCGGGACAGGCATGGCAATTTCCGGAGCAGTGCTGCAAACAGTCACACGCAATGAGTTGGCGGAGCCGGGAATCTTAGGAATTAATGCAGGGGCAGGATTGACCGTAGTCCTTTATATCACCTTATTCCAAGGTTCGCTGAGCAATATGAGTCTTTTAAGTACATTTGCAATGCCGTTCTTTGCCTTTTTGGGAGCCATGCTGACAGCTGTTTTGATTCTTTTCCTCTCATGGAAGCAAGGCTTGCATACGATTCGGCTTCTTCTTACGGGGATAGGCATCAACGCCGGAATTACAGCTATCTTGACGGCCTTACAGCTAAGGCTGAATCCTCATGATTTCATGAAGGCTTTGACATGGTTATCAGGAGACCTATGGGCTACGCAGTGGAAGTATGTATGGGCGCTTGCGCCTTGGTTCATCTTGCTCATTCCGCTCATCATTTACAAATCCCACGCATTAAATGTCCTGCATCTAGGACCCCTTGTCTCAACGGGTCTTGGCATTCGCACGGAAAGAGAGCGGTTAACCTTGATTGTGCTAGCGGTAGCGCTCGCTGGACTTGGTGTCGCAGCAGGAGGGGGAATTGCATTCTTAGGTTTAATTTCACCGCATATCGCGCGAAAGCTAGTTGGTCCGAAGCACCAGTATCTCCTGCCAACCGCAGCAATGATTGGGTCGCTCATCTTGATTCTAGCTGACATGCTTGGCAAAAATCTGCTGAAGGTAGATATACCAGCTGGAATCATCGTTTCCCTCCTGAGTGCACCATACTTTATATATTTATTACTTAAAACGAAATAGAGAAGAAAGAAGGTAGCGGGAAATGAGCCTGACAGCACGTGATCTGACAATCGGCTATGAAGGAAACATCATCGTTCCTAAATTGAATATGGAAATAAAAAAAGGAGAGGTCACGGCTATCATTGGTCCCAATGGATGCGGAAAATCAACGATTCTCAAGACGATAGCCCGCCTTCATAAGGCAAGCGGCGGTGGAGTATACCTGGACGGACAGGATATTCACCGTATGTCTACGAGGAAGCTGGCCCAGCAACTAGCCATTCTTCCGCAATCTCCGCAAGCACCGGAAGGATTGAGCGTTCAAGACTTGGTTTCCTATGGGCGTACACCTTACCAATCTGGCTTTTCACGGTCCACGGCCCATGACCTGGAAATGGTTGAATGGGCAATTGAAGAAACGGGACTGGCCTCCTATAAGGAAATGCCAGTAGATGCCTTGTCAGGCGGTCAGCGCCAAAGAGCCTGGATTGCCATGGCTATTGCTCAGGAGACCGATATCCTTTTGCTTGATGAGCCAACAACCTACCTTGATATGGCCCATCAATTAGAGGTATTAGAGCTGCTTGGAAAGCTGAATAAAAAAGCCGGCCGCACGATTGTCATGGTTATACATGACTTAAATCATGCAAGCCGCTTTGCGGATGAAATCATCGCCGTGAAAGAAGGGAAGTTAATTATCCAAGGGACTGCTGAACAAGTTATTAGCCGTGAAGTGCTGCGAGAGGTATTCGATATTGAAACAACAATCGTGACAGACCCTGAAACAAAAAAGCCTGCCATTCTATCGTATAATTTAGTACGGTAATCGTTCATTGGTTTTATTCAGAATCGGGAAGAACCCAGACAGAAACACTGCCGCCGTTTACAGGGAAAACAGCCCAACCGTCATCGCCAATCTCGACAGTGTCGCTGCGGTTTTTTGTACAGTCTACCCATGATTCGCCAGCGCGTTCATCGCCAACAAACATACGCTTTTCTCCGTTATCCCCATTAGAGATAACGACCGCACATCCTGAACCTTCGTGCTCGCTCGTTCCCATCCTAACCCACCCAATGGTATTCGGATGGTCAAAATAATCGATTTGCTCGCCATACGCTTTATGCACCCTTGCGTAAAGAAGAGGATCAATTAATTTGCTCTTGCGGCCAACCGGCTCTTCTCCGCCAACGCCGTAATAATCACCATAAAAGACGCATGGATAACCATCATGGCGCAAGAGAATCAAGGCATAGGCCGCCTGCTTGAACCAGTCCTGAATCCATGACTCAAGCGATTCGCCAGGCTGAGAGTCATGATTATCGACAAATGTGACGGCATTTAGCGGGTTTGCTTGGACGAGGGTGTCATCAAAGATGGTTCTTAAGTCAAAATCACGACCAGCTTGTGAGGCAGAAAACAGCTTGAAGTGGAGGGGGACGTCAATCAAATCTACGGTAAATTCAACATTCTGCAAATATTCCTGGCAAGCTTTCAGATCTGGATTCCAGTACTCGGCGAACATATAGAAATGATCGCCATGTGTTCCACGCATTTCCGTGGCAAAATCACGGATAAACGTATAATCGATATGCTTTACGGCATCTAGCCTGTACCCGTCACATCTTAATGTGTCAGTCAGCCATTTGCCCCATTTAATCATTTCCTCCCGGACGGCGGGATGATTGTAGTCAATATTAGCGAACATCAAATAATCATAATTGCCAAATTCGCGATCGACGTTATCGTTCCAGCCTTTATGCTCTCCAAGAATTTTAAATATCCCTGTCCGGATTGTCCCCTCATCATAATCCGTTCCATTAAAATGCTCGACATTCCATTTGAAGGAAGAATATGTATCTCCTCTGCCGGGGAAAGTGAATTTAGTCCAGCCATCAATATCAAAAGGACCGGATATCTCTTTTGTGCGATCATTTTGATCGACTTCAATAACCTTGAATCTCTCCGTTTCATCGGCGCCAGCCTTGTGATTCATGACCACATCCGCATATACGCAAATATCATTCTCCCTGCAGGCCTCAATCGCTTCAACCAGTTCATCCTTCGTTCCGTATTTTGTACGGACAGAGCCATTTTGGTCGAATTCGCCCAAATCGTATAAATCATAGATGCCATAACCGGTATCCTCAGGTGTTTGAGCTTTTGTTGGCGGTGGAATCCAAACGGAATCTATTCCCTTGTTCTTAAGCTCGGATGCGAGTTCCTTCAGTCGCTTCCAATGGGTTCCATCGGGTAGAATATGCCATTCGAAAAATTGCATCATCGTATGATTTTGACTCATTGAATCCACCCCTATCTATTTCTATATGACTGTTTTTGCAGTTTAGTCTTTAGAAAAAAAACAACGTCTTACAAAAACGGTAATCTTAACTAGACAAATACCCATAAGCCAGCCTGTTGCAAACATAAGAAGAAAAATAAGTATTCCTATCAATAAGATGAAAACATATGCTCTGCATACCTCAATCCTTCATTATATGCTAGATTAAGTGATACACTATTAATACATACTAAGCATGAGAGGCGGAGGATGGGTGGAGTCAATGAAGGAATGGCAGGAACGAATATATCAGGAAAATCAAAAGGATAAAGCGCGGCTATTGGTTAGCTGTCCGGACCAGCCTGGGATTGTTGCGGCTGTCTCTGAATTTTTATTTAAACAAGGAGCCAATATATTAGCGTCAAATCAATATTCGACAGACCGGCATAAAGGCACATTCTTCATGAGAATTGAATTTGAGGCTCCTGATTTGCATCAAAAGGAAGCTTTGTTTAAAACTGGCTTTACCCAAGTGGCTGAACGGTTTGAGATGAAGTGGGACATTATCTTTGCCTATAAGATGAAACGGATGGCCATCTTTGTATCAAAGGAGCTTCACTGCCTCCGTGAGCTATTATGGGAGTGGCAGTCAGGCGATTTAATGGCGGATATTCCGCTTATTATCAGCAATCATGAGGATGCGAGAGAGATTGTCGAACCCCTGCAAATCCCGTTTTACTGTCTGCCAATAACAAAGGAAACAACAAAGAAGGTGGAGGAGGAGCAGCTTCGCCTTTTAGCCGAGCATAGCATTGATGTCATTGTACTCGCTCGCTATATGAGGATTCTTTCTCCTGAGTTTGTCGCAAGACAGAAAAATAAGATTATCAACATACATCATTCATTCCTGCCTGCCTTCGTCGGAGCAAAACCATATGAACGAGCATTTGATCGAGGTGTCAAGCTAATTGGGGCGACCTCTCACTATGTCACGGATGACTTGGATGAAGGCCCAATTATTGAACAGGATATCATGAGAGTCAATCATCAGGACGATGTCCGCAAGCTCAAGAAAATCGGTGCATCAATTGAACGAAGTGTGCTTGCGCGAGCCGTGAAATGGCATCTTGAAGACCGAATTATCGTCCATGGCAATAAAACAATCGTCTTTTGACGGCCAAGAATTTTAAATTAGGGGACAAATAGAGCAATGGATAAAAACGATAAAGTCATACAAGCGGCAAAACTGTATTACTTGCTCGATTGTACGCAAAATGAAATCGCCAAAAAATTAGGAGTATCACGGCCGACTGTATCACGAATGCTCCAGACGGCCAAACGAGAGGGCATCGTGCAAATTAAAATATGTGAAAAAGCCGACCGCCTAACGGATCTTGAAGCAGATCTTGAGCAAAAATACGGACTGAAGAAGGCCGTCGTCGCCTCCGTTGGACAATATGAAGATCATGTCATTAAGACGACCATTGGCTTGAAAGCAGCCGAATACCTCGATTCCATCGTCGGGGATGATGATATTATCGGTGTCACATGGGGAACAACGATTTACCATGTCGCAGTCGAACTAAAGAAAAAACAAGTCAATAATGTTCAGGTCGTCCAGCTGAAGGGAGGCATCAGTCTTTCCGAAAAGAACACATATGTCTCAGAGATTCTGTATCTATTCGGCAAGGCCTTCAATGCCTCTCCGCATTATCTGCCCTTGCCGGCTATTGTCGACAATGTCGTCGTTAAAGAAGCCATCATGGCAGATCGTCATATCAAACGGGTAATTGATATGGGGAAACGAGCTAATATTGCTTTGTTTACATGCGGACAAATTAAATCGGACTCCCTGCTCTTCAATCTTGGTTACTTCTCAGAGGAAGATGCCGGTATGCTCTATTCAACTGCCGTAGGTGATATCTCTTCCCGCTTCTTTGATAAAGACGGCCATGTATGCAGCCAAAGCCTGGATGAACGCACACTAGGTATCGAATTGGAAGAATTGAAGAAAAAGGATTATTCGATTTTAGTCGCAGGTGGCTCCCACAAAATCGAATCCATCCACGCTGCCCTAAAAGGCGAATATGCAAATGTTCTTGTAACCGATCAATATACGGCTCGGTTTATTTTAGATAAGTGAATGATCTGGAGAGCGGGATAGTTATCCTGCTTCTTTTTTTGCTGAATCAAGGACATGCGGCTGCTTTTTTTCTATAGAAAAAGTGCGGGGAAAGCTTGGGAAAGCCCACCTTTTTCCATGCAAAGGGGGTAAAGGGTGGGCAAAAGGTGGACATCGTCAGAGAAAGCCCACCCAAAACCCATGCAAAGGTGTAAAGGGTGGCCCAAGGGTGGACATCGTCAGAGAAAGCCCACCCAAAGCCCATGCAAAGGGTTAAAGGGTGGGCCAAGGGTGGACATCGTCAGAGAAAGGCCACCCAAAACCCAGGCAAAGAGGGTAAAGGGTGGGCCAAGGGTGGATATCGTCAGAGAAAGCCCATCCAAAACCCATGCAAAGGTGTAAAGGGTGGCCAAAAGGTGGACAAAAGATGACCACTATTAAAAAATAACCATCCTCCATACCCCGAAACTCTCCATCCAAAAGAAAATAATGCTCCAGTGTCAGTATGTAAAAGGTAAATCCTAATAATCAGGTAAAAAGGAGTAATTCCATTCCCCTTAGGACACAATATTTTGTGATAAATAGCAAGCAGATACATATGGAAGGCGGTGTGTGATTTTCTGCCGCAAAGTTTTCCGCCGCTTAAATGGGGAATTAGAATAAGTTGAATAAGGACCTAGTATATGTTTTACATATGTTCACATCTATTTATTACAATTGTTCAACTTTTGTGTTATAGTATTTTTGTAAGTGCTTACCAATTATTCAGTAACTTCATAAAAATGGGGTGTTAATTCATGAGAATGGTCGATGTTATTGAGAAGAAACGTAATGGATATGAGTTGGACAAGGAAGAGCTTCAATTTGTGATTGAAGGATTTACGGATGGCAGTATTCCGGATTATCAAATGTCAGCCTTTGCGATGGCTGTTTATTTTAAAGGGATGACGCAAGAGGAGCGCGTGATTTTAACGCAATTAATGGTTGAATCAGGTGATCAGATTGATTTATCCGCGATAGAAGGCGTTAAGGTAGACAAGCATAGTACCGGCGGAGTTGGCGATACGACAACTCTAGTACTTGCACCGCTTGTAGCTGCGCTTGATGTACCGGTTGCGAAAATGTCAGGCCGCGGGCTTGGCCATACGGGCGGTACGATTGATAAGCTTGAGGCTGTTCCGGGGTTCCATGTGGAGATTTCCAATCAAGAGTTCATTGATTTAGTGAATAAGAATAAGATTGCCGTTATTGGCCAAAGCGGAAACCTCACACCCGCTGATAAGAAGCTATATGCACTTCGTGATGTAACCGCGACAGTGGATTCTATTCCGCTAATTGCGAGCTCCATCATGAGCAAGAAAATTGCCGCTGGTGCGGATGCCATTGTTCTTGATGTTAAAACAGGCGACGGGGCTTTCATGAAAAACCTAGATGACGCGAAGGAATTGGCGAAAGCTATGGTCGATATCGGAAATGGAGTCGGCCGTAAAACGAAGGCAATTATTTCTGATATGAGCCAGCCGCTAGGATTCGCTGTAGGGAATGCACTTGAGATCAAGGAAGCTATTGATACCCTTTCAGGGAATGGACCAGCTGATCTAAATGAGCTTTGCCTAACGCTCGGAAGCCATATGATCATCCTTGCAGGAAAAGCGGATACCCCTGAAGAGGCACGCCAAAAGCTTGAAGAAGTGATGAAGAATGGCCGTGCACTTGAAGTGTTTAAGACATTCCTTGCATCACAAGGCGGAGACGCAAGTGTTGTTGATAATCCAGAAAAATTGCCTCAGGCGAAATACATCATTGAGGTACCTGCGAAGGAAGCTGGATTTGTTGCGAAAATTGCGGCTGAGGAGATTGGTGTTGCCGCTATGCTTCTTGGTGCCGGCAGAGCGACGAAGGAATCTGAAATTGATTTGGCTGTCGGACTTGTTCTCAACAAGAAGGTTGGAGATGAGGTGGCGAAGGGCGAATCAATCGTGACGATTCATGCCAATGCAGAGGATGTTGAGAAGGTCATGAACATGATCTATGATGCTTATGAAATCAGCGGAGAAAAAACAGAAGCTCCGACATTGATTTATACAGAAATTCACTAATTGATACAGGAAAGCAGGTAATGGAAGATGACTGAAAAGTTAACGAGCTTAATTGACCACACCCTTTTAAAGGCTGACGCAAGAGAAGAGCAAGTAGTAAAGCTTGCAGAAGAAGCAAAGGAATATAAATTTGCCTCTGTTTGTGTCAATCCGACTTGGGTAAAAAAATGTGCTGAATTACTAGCTGACACACCAGAAGTGAAGGTGTGTACGGTAATTGGCTTCCCTCTTGGGGCAAATACACCTGAAGTCAAAGCATTCGAAACAAAGAATGCGATTGAAAATGGTGCTGATGAGGTAGACATGGTCATCAATATTGGCGCAATGAAAGATGGCCGTTACGATGAGGTTGAGGCAGACATTAAAGCCGTTGTTGAAGCAGCAAAAGGAAAGGCGCTTGTAAAGGTAATCATCGAGACGTGCCTATTAACGAAAGAAGAAATCGAGAAAGCGTGCCAATTGGCTGTATCTGCTGGAACTGATTTCGTAAAAACATCCACCGGCTTCTCAACAGGCGGAGCGACTGCTGAAGACATCGCTCTCATGAGAAAGACTGTTGGACCGGAAATCGGTGTGAAAGCATCTGGCGGTGTTCGCAGCCTAGAGGACGCAAAAGCAATGGTGGAAGCAGGAGCTACGAGAATCGGAGCGAGCTCTGGTGTATCCATTGCCAAAGGGGAAACAGCAAGCACAGATTATTAATGGGGAATAACCAGGCTCATTTTTGCAAAAGCTAAAATGGGCAGGTTTAATTATCCAGCCCCGTCTCTCCTTGGGAGAACGGGGCTAATTTATGACTATGCACTGGATAATTTTGGGAGAACATCTTAGCGGAGGTAAACATGAAATATCTCATATCAATCATCGGGATTTTAATTGTACTAGGGTTAGCTTATCTCGTCAGTAATAATCGCAAGGACATTAAGTTTAGATATATTGGCATCATGATTGTGCTGCAAATTCTTTTGACCCTGTTGCTGCTCAACACGAAAGTCGGCTATTTCATCATACGTGCCATTGCGGTTGTGTTTGAACGGCTTCTTGAATATGCGGCAGAAGGAATCACCTTTGTCTTTGGCGGATTGGCCAATGAAGGTCAGGCACCATTCTTCCTGACTGTGCTTTTGCCAATTGTGTTCATTTCAGTCTTAATCGGGATTTTGCAGCATTTCAAAATTCTCCCCTTTATCATGAGGTGGATTGGTTATTTGCTTAGCAAGGTGAATGGAATGGGCAAGCTCGAATCCTACAATGCAGTTGCTTCTGCCATGGTAGGACAATCAGAGGTATTCATTACGGTTAAAAAGCAATTGGACAAGCTGCCGCCAAACCGTCTGTATACATTATGTGCTTCTGCGATGTCGACGGTCTCCATGTCAATTGTCGGTTCTTATATGACAATGATTGAGCCTGAATACGTCGTAACCGCGCTTGTTCTGAACCTGTTTGGCGGTTTCATCATCGCCTCCATCATCAATCCGTACAGGGTTGACCCGGAAGAGGATATTCTGCCTGTAGAAGAAGAGGAAAAGAAACAAACCTTTTTTGAAATGCTTGGGGAATATATAATGGATGGTTTTAAGGTAGCGATTGTAGTTGGGGCAATGCTGATTGGGTTTGTTGCCTTGATTGCTTTTATTAATGGCACATTCGATCAAATATTCGGTATTACGTTCCAGCATTTACTTGGCTATGTCTTTGCGCCAGTGGCCTTTATAATGGGTATTCCTTGGAGCGAAGCCGTTTCTGCCGGGGGAATTATGGCAACGAAGCTTGTGACAAATGAATTTGTTGCAATGGTCAGCTTATCTGATATTGCGGATACGTTCAGTGAACGGACGCTTGGTATTCTGTCTGTCTTCCTTGTCTCATTCGCCAATTTCTCATCGATTGGGATTATTGCCGGAGCGGTTAAGGGGCTCAGTGAACGGCAGGGTAATACAGTCGCACGCTTTGGCTTGAAACTTTTATATGGCGCGACGCTTGTCAGCATCCTATCCGGGCTGATTGTCGGGCTTATCATTTAAGCAGATTCCGTTGTGAATCTGCTTTTTCTTTTCTCGATGATTTAACTTTTGCGGTTTTTCGTTATACTATAGGGATAGTTAAAGATGAAATGTAGAGAGAATGTGATCTAAATGCAGGAATTAATATGTGAAATTAAAGCGCGTGACAGTAAAAAGATAAAAGGCGGGTATCCGTTAATAGATAAGAGGGCGGTTGTCCATCCGGAGCATTTGCAAGAGGAGGGAAGCATCCTCAAGCTCACGGATGAAAATGGCCGTTTTATTGGGAAAGGCTATTATGGCAATCAAAATAAAGGAATAGGCTGGGTGCTGACGAGAAAGCAGGAAGAGGCTATTGACCAGGCATTCTTTGATGCGAAAATCACGAAGGCTCTGCGTGCGCGTGCTGCGTATTTTAACAGTGAAGAGACGACAGCATTTCGCGTGTTTAACGGCGAGGGTGATGGCATTG contains these protein-coding regions:
- the deoC gene encoding deoxyribose-phosphate aldolase; the encoded protein is MTEKLTSLIDHTLLKADAREEQVVKLAEEAKEYKFASVCVNPTWVKKCAELLADTPEVKVCTVIGFPLGANTPEVKAFETKNAIENGADEVDMVINIGAMKDGRYDEVEADIKAVVEAAKGKALVKVIIETCLLTKEEIEKACQLAVSAGTDFVKTSTGFSTGGATAEDIALMRKTVGPEIGVKASGGVRSLEDAKAMVEAGATRIGASSGVSIAKGETASTDY
- a CDS encoding NupC/NupG family nucleoside CNT transporter, whose product is MKYLISIIGILIVLGLAYLVSNNRKDIKFRYIGIMIVLQILLTLLLLNTKVGYFIIRAIAVVFERLLEYAAEGITFVFGGLANEGQAPFFLTVLLPIVFISVLIGILQHFKILPFIMRWIGYLLSKVNGMGKLESYNAVASAMVGQSEVFITVKKQLDKLPPNRLYTLCASAMSTVSMSIVGSYMTMIEPEYVVTALVLNLFGGFIIASIINPYRVDPEEDILPVEEEEKKQTFFEMLGEYIMDGFKVAIVVGAMLIGFVALIAFINGTFDQIFGITFQHLLGYVFAPVAFIMGIPWSEAVSAGGIMATKLVTNEFVAMVSLSDIADTFSERTLGILSVFLVSFANFSSIGIIAGAVKGLSERQGNTVARFGLKLLYGATLVSILSGLIVGLII